Proteins encoded by one window of Brevibacterium atlanticum:
- a CDS encoding NAD(P)/FAD-dependent oxidoreductase yields MSPTTPTVPTSPNAPASPIDTESPTDTEAQITTDTHSPATDTRTVEVAIVGGGVAGLAASVALARSLRSVIVIDAGQPRNAPSAHAHNVLGNEGIDPLELVAKGRAEAEGYGVAFLDATVTHASPTQAPEEGPGHRFELATSAGVVIRAQRIIIAAGLTDELPDIPGLAEGWGDTVLHCPYCHGYEVRGQRLGIIGTTAMSYHQAMLFSQLSEDVTLIRHNAPGPDADQARMLDSLGIEYIDAHVAEVDRTDAGTVLSLRRRSADAAAGAGGAGGTETLTFDALAVGGYARANTELFGQLGGGVDDHPSGMGTYIPTQMAGQTAVPGVWAIGNSADMSAMVVASAASGVLAGAHVNADLIMSSVG; encoded by the coding sequence ATGTCCCCCACAACACCGACCGTCCCCACATCACCGAACGCTCCCGCATCACCCATCGACACTGAATCGCCCACCGACACCGAAGCACAGATCACCACCGACACGCACTCCCCTGCGACAGACACCCGGACCGTCGAGGTGGCCATCGTCGGCGGCGGTGTTGCCGGTTTGGCCGCCTCGGTGGCACTCGCCCGATCCTTGCGCTCGGTCATCGTCATCGACGCTGGTCAGCCCCGCAATGCGCCGAGCGCGCATGCGCACAACGTTCTCGGCAACGAGGGCATCGATCCTCTCGAGCTCGTCGCGAAGGGCCGCGCCGAGGCGGAAGGCTACGGAGTGGCCTTCCTCGACGCGACCGTCACTCACGCAAGCCCAACCCAGGCCCCCGAGGAGGGTCCGGGGCATCGGTTCGAACTGGCCACCTCGGCGGGGGTCGTCATCCGCGCCCAGCGGATCATCATCGCCGCCGGACTGACCGATGAGCTGCCGGACATCCCCGGCCTCGCCGAGGGGTGGGGCGACACCGTCCTGCACTGTCCGTACTGCCACGGATACGAGGTCCGCGGGCAGCGCCTCGGCATCATCGGGACCACCGCGATGTCCTACCACCAAGCGATGCTGTTCTCCCAGCTCAGCGAGGATGTCACCCTCATCCGACACAATGCTCCCGGTCCCGATGCCGATCAAGCCAGGATGCTCGATTCGCTCGGCATCGAGTACATCGACGCCCACGTCGCCGAGGTGGACCGCACCGACGCCGGCACCGTCCTATCGCTGCGGCGACGGTCCGCAGATGCTGCGGCTGGCGCGGGTGGTGCGGGTGGTACCGAAACCCTCACCTTCGATGCCCTCGCCGTCGGCGGCTACGCACGTGCGAACACCGAGCTGTTCGGCCAGCTCGGCGGCGGCGTGGACGATCATCCGAGCGGAATGGGAACCTACATACCCACGCAGATGGCCGGCCAGACCGCAGTGCCGGGCGTGTGGGCGATCGGCAACAGCGCGGATATGTCGGCCATGGTCGTGGCGAGTGCCGCGAGCGGCGTCCTCGCCGGTGCCCACGTCAATGCCGACCTCATCATGAGTTCGGTCGGCTGA